Proteins co-encoded in one Streptomyces sp. JH34 genomic window:
- a CDS encoding alpha-1,4-glucan--maltose-1-phosphate maltosyltransferase has product MIGRIPVLDVRPLVDCGRRPAKAVAGETFEVSATVFREGHDAVAANVVLCDANGRPGPWTPMRELAPGTDRWGADVTPGSEGVWTYTVEAWSDPVTTWRAHAQIKIPAGIDTALVLDEGAELYARAAEGVPKKDGREAVLAAVDALRDASLPAASRLAAALTAEVDEALGRHPLRELVTASRPLPLTVERRRALYGSWYELFPRSEGVRQEPVAPPKPARKPRATKTAKTAKTSAAATRRKTPAVTAEIPRPAATRTVGGTFRTAAERLPAVAAMGFDVVYLPPIHPIGTTHRKGPNNSLSPGADDPGVPWAIGSAEGGHDTVHPDLGTLEDFDHFVAAARTLRMEIALDFALQCSPDHPWVTEHPEWFHHRADGSIAYAENPPKKYQDIYPIAFDADLAGIVRETVRILRFWMERGVRIFRVDNPHTKPVVFWEKVIADVNRTDPDVIFLAEAFTRPAMMRTLAAVGFQQSYTYFTWRNTKRELTEYVTELSGESSSYMRPNFFVNTPDILPGYLQEGGRPAFETRAVLAATLSPSWGVYAGFELCENTPVHPGSEEYQDSEKYQLRPRDWESAEREGRSLAPLITSLNRIRRRHPALQQLRNVHFHSVDNEALIAYSKRSGSDIVLVVVNLDPHHTQEATVSLDMPRLGLDRHESVPVRDELTGDTYHWGRTFYVRLEPGVTPAHIAVLRPSPPTGGSPTP; this is encoded by the coding sequence ATGATCGGTCGCATTCCCGTCCTGGACGTCCGTCCGCTCGTCGACTGCGGCAGACGGCCCGCCAAAGCCGTCGCGGGCGAGACCTTCGAGGTCAGCGCCACCGTGTTCCGCGAGGGCCACGACGCCGTGGCCGCCAACGTCGTCCTGTGCGACGCGAACGGACGGCCCGGCCCCTGGACGCCGATGCGCGAGCTCGCCCCCGGCACGGACCGCTGGGGCGCCGACGTCACCCCCGGCTCCGAGGGCGTCTGGACGTACACCGTCGAGGCGTGGAGCGACCCCGTCACCACCTGGCGCGCACACGCGCAGATCAAGATCCCCGCAGGCATCGACACCGCGCTCGTCCTGGACGAGGGGGCCGAGCTGTACGCCCGCGCCGCCGAGGGAGTCCCCAAGAAGGACGGGCGCGAGGCCGTGCTCGCCGCCGTCGACGCACTGCGCGACGCGTCCCTCCCGGCGGCCTCCCGGCTGGCGGCCGCGCTGACCGCGGAGGTGGACGAGGCCCTCGGCCGCCACCCCCTGCGCGAACTGGTCACCGCGTCCCGGCCGCTGCCGCTGACCGTCGAGCGACGGCGTGCCCTGTACGGCTCCTGGTACGAGCTGTTCCCTCGCTCGGAGGGTGTGCGGCAGGAGCCGGTGGCTCCCCCGAAGCCCGCCCGGAAGCCGAGGGCCACGAAGACCGCCAAGACCGCCAAGACATCAGCCGCCGCCACGCGGAGGAAGACCCCCGCGGTCACGGCGGAGATCCCGCGGCCGGCGGCCACCCGGACGGTCGGCGGAACCTTCCGCACCGCCGCCGAGCGGCTTCCCGCCGTCGCCGCGATGGGGTTCGACGTCGTCTATCTGCCGCCGATCCACCCCATCGGCACCACCCACCGCAAGGGCCCCAACAACAGCCTGTCCCCCGGAGCCGACGACCCGGGCGTCCCCTGGGCGATCGGGTCGGCCGAGGGCGGCCACGACACCGTCCATCCGGACCTCGGCACGCTGGAGGACTTCGACCACTTCGTCGCGGCCGCCCGCACCCTGCGGATGGAGATCGCGCTGGACTTCGCCCTGCAGTGCTCCCCGGACCACCCCTGGGTGACGGAGCATCCTGAGTGGTTCCACCACCGCGCCGACGGGTCGATCGCGTACGCCGAGAACCCGCCCAAGAAGTACCAGGACATCTATCCGATCGCGTTCGACGCGGATCTCGCCGGGATCGTCCGCGAGACGGTCCGCATCCTGCGGTTCTGGATGGAGCGCGGCGTGCGGATCTTCCGCGTCGACAATCCGCACACCAAGCCGGTGGTCTTCTGGGAGAAGGTGATCGCAGACGTCAACCGCACCGACCCGGACGTGATCTTCCTGGCGGAGGCCTTCACCCGTCCCGCGATGATGCGCACACTGGCCGCCGTCGGCTTCCAGCAGTCGTACACCTACTTCACCTGGCGTAACACGAAGCGGGAACTCACCGAGTACGTGACCGAGCTTTCGGGCGAGAGTTCCTCGTACATGCGGCCCAACTTCTTCGTGAACACGCCCGACATTCTTCCGGGTTACCTCCAGGAGGGCGGCCGTCCCGCCTTCGAGACCCGGGCCGTGCTGGCCGCGACGCTGTCCCCGTCCTGGGGCGTGTACGCGGGCTTCGAGCTGTGCGAGAACACCCCGGTGCATCCCGGGAGCGAGGAGTACCAGGACTCCGAGAAGTACCAACTCAGGCCCAGGGACTGGGAGTCGGCGGAACGTGAGGGCCGCTCGCTCGCTCCCCTGATCACCTCCCTCAACCGGATCCGCCGTCGCCATCCGGCACTCCAGCAACTGCGCAACGTGCACTTCCACTCGGTCGACAACGAGGCGCTGATCGCCTACAGCAAGCGCTCCGGTTCGGACATCGTTCTGGTGGTCGTCAACCTCGATCCTCACCACACCCAGGAGGCCACGGTCTCGTTGGACATGCCGCGTCTCGGCCTCGACCGGCACGAGAGCGTGCCGGTGCGCGACGAGCTCACCGGCGACACCTATCACTGGGGCAGGACCTTCTACGTGCGTCTCGAGCCGGGTGTGACACCGGCGCACATCGCGGTCCTGCGACCGTCCCCGCCGACCGGAGGGTCACCCACACCATGA
- the glgP gene encoding alpha-glucan family phosphorylase: MKAIRRFTVRPVLPEPLRPLSDLARNLRWSWHTETQELFRAADPEGRRPSDTDPVRLLGTVPAARLAELAGDQHFMRRLAEVSEDLREYLGGPRWYQNQLAQGAELPAAIAYFSPEFGVTAALPQYSGGLGILAGDHLKAASDLGVPLIGVGLLYRHGYFRQSLSRDGWQQEHYPVLDPNELPLTLLREADGTPSRVVLALPGGRSLYASIWQAQVGRVPLLLLDSDVEENAPGERDVTDRLYGGGSDHRLLQEMLLGIGGVRAVRTYCRLTGHADPEVFHTNEGHAGFLGLERIRELSEKGLDFDAALEVVRAGAVFTTHTPVPAGIDRFDRQLVARHFGDDGELPGVGAEKILRLGMETYDGGEPGLFNMAVMGLRLAQRANGVSTLHGAVSREMFSGLWPGFDPSEVPITSVTNGVHAPTWVAPEVLRLGAGARDTTGDGPAGHLDAVPDREIWDLRRGLREQLVAEVRRRLHASWRGRGAGTAELGWIDGVLDPDVLTIGFARRVPSYKRLTLMLHDRDRLRELLLHPTHPIQIVVAGKAHPADDGGKRLIQELVRFADDPRVRHRIVFLPDYGMGMARKLYPGCDVWLNNPLRPLEACGTSGMKAALNGCLNLSVRDGWWDEWFGPDFGWAIPTADGSATDEERRDELEANALYALIEDRVAPRFYDRNAEDLPERWIEMVRSTLADLGPKVLAGRMVREYVERLYAPAARSRRALEPAAARDLAAWKTRVRAAWPQVTVDHVEATADTVVGGSAELGSTLALRVRIALGGLDPEDVEVQVVAGRVDSGDAIAEARTFPLKPAGGHDLEDRWLYEGPLALDRTGPYGYTVRVLPAHPLLASGAELGLVAVPNASTADGGGMLLR, from the coding sequence GTGAAGGCCATTCGTCGATTCACCGTGCGTCCCGTCCTCCCCGAACCCCTGCGACCGCTCAGCGACCTCGCCCGTAACCTGCGCTGGTCCTGGCACACCGAGACCCAAGAGCTCTTCCGTGCGGCCGACCCGGAGGGCCGGCGCCCCTCCGACACCGACCCCGTGCGCCTGCTCGGCACCGTCCCCGCGGCGCGCCTCGCCGAGCTGGCCGGGGACCAGCACTTCATGCGCAGGCTCGCCGAGGTGTCCGAGGACCTGCGGGAGTACCTCGGCGGACCGAGGTGGTACCAGAACCAGCTCGCCCAGGGCGCGGAGCTCCCCGCCGCCATCGCCTACTTCTCACCCGAATTCGGTGTCACCGCCGCCCTGCCCCAGTACTCGGGGGGCCTGGGCATCCTGGCCGGTGACCATCTGAAGGCCGCCAGCGACCTGGGCGTGCCGCTCATCGGGGTCGGCCTGCTCTACCGGCACGGCTACTTCCGCCAGAGCCTGTCCCGGGACGGCTGGCAGCAGGAGCACTACCCCGTCCTCGACCCCAACGAGCTGCCGCTCACCCTCCTGCGGGAGGCCGACGGCACACCCAGCCGGGTGGTGCTCGCCCTGCCCGGCGGCCGCTCGCTGTACGCGTCGATCTGGCAGGCCCAGGTCGGGCGCGTCCCGCTGCTGCTCCTCGACTCCGACGTCGAGGAGAACGCGCCCGGCGAACGCGACGTCACCGACCGGCTCTACGGCGGCGGCAGCGACCACCGGCTCCTGCAGGAGATGCTCCTCGGCATCGGCGGCGTGCGCGCCGTGCGCACCTACTGCAGGCTGACCGGGCACGCGGACCCCGAGGTGTTCCACACCAACGAGGGGCACGCCGGATTCCTCGGCCTGGAGAGGATCAGGGAACTCTCGGAGAAGGGCCTGGACTTCGACGCCGCCCTGGAGGTCGTGCGGGCCGGCGCTGTCTTCACCACCCACACCCCGGTCCCCGCCGGGATAGACCGTTTCGACCGCCAGCTCGTGGCCCGTCACTTCGGCGACGACGGCGAGCTGCCGGGCGTCGGGGCCGAGAAGATCCTGCGCCTCGGCATGGAGACCTACGACGGCGGTGAGCCCGGCCTCTTCAACATGGCGGTGATGGGACTGCGGCTCGCCCAGCGGGCCAACGGGGTCTCCACCCTGCACGGAGCCGTGAGCCGGGAGATGTTCTCCGGGCTGTGGCCGGGATTCGACCCCTCCGAGGTGCCGATCACCTCGGTGACGAACGGGGTGCACGCCCCGACCTGGGTCGCGCCCGAGGTCCTGCGCCTCGGAGCCGGCGCGAGGGACACCACCGGGGACGGGCCGGCCGGGCACCTGGACGCCGTCCCCGACCGCGAGATCTGGGACCTCCGCAGGGGACTGCGTGAGCAGCTCGTCGCCGAGGTGCGCAGACGCCTCCACGCCTCCTGGCGCGGCCGGGGCGCGGGCACCGCCGAACTCGGCTGGATCGACGGCGTGCTCGACCCGGACGTCCTGACCATCGGCTTCGCCCGCCGGGTGCCCTCGTACAAGCGGCTGACGCTCATGCTGCACGACCGCGACCGGCTCCGGGAGCTGCTGCTCCACCCGACGCACCCGATCCAGATCGTCGTCGCCGGCAAGGCCCACCCGGCAGACGACGGCGGCAAGCGGCTCATCCAGGAGCTCGTGCGGTTCGCGGACGATCCCCGGGTGCGCCACCGCATCGTCTTCCTGCCGGACTACGGCATGGGGATGGCCCGGAAGCTCTACCCGGGCTGCGACGTCTGGCTCAACAACCCGCTGCGCCCCCTGGAGGCCTGCGGCACCAGTGGAATGAAGGCCGCGCTCAACGGCTGCCTCAACCTCTCCGTGCGCGACGGCTGGTGGGACGAATGGTTCGGGCCCGACTTCGGCTGGGCGATCCCCACCGCCGACGGGTCCGCCACCGACGAGGAACGGCGCGACGAGCTGGAGGCCAACGCCCTCTACGCGCTCATCGAGGACCGGGTCGCCCCCCGCTTCTACGACCGCAACGCCGAGGACCTGCCCGAGCGGTGGATCGAGATGGTCCGCAGCACCCTGGCCGACCTCGGCCCCAAGGTCCTCGCGGGCCGCATGGTGCGTGAGTACGTCGAAAGGCTCTACGCACCCGCGGCACGCTCCCGCCGGGCGCTGGAGCCCGCGGCCGCCCGCGACCTCGCCGCGTGGAAGACCAGGGTCCGCGCGGCCTGGCCGCAGGTGACCGTCGATCACGTGGAGGCCACCGCCGACACGGTCGTCGGCGGCTCCGCCGAGTTGGGGTCCACCCTCGCGCTCCGCGTCCGGATCGCCCTGGGCGGTCTCGACCCGGAGGACGTCGAGGTGCAGGTGGTCGCCGGGCGGGTCGACTCCGGGGACGCCATCGCGGAGGCCCGGACGTTCCCGTTGAAACCGGCGGGCGGTCACGACCTGGAGGACCGCTGGCTGTACGAGGGGCCGCTCGCCCTCGACCGTACGGGCCCCTACGGCTACACCGTGCGCGTCCTGCCCGCCCATCCGCTGCTCGCCTCGGGCGCGGAACTGGGCCTCGTCGCGGTGCCGAACGCGTCCACGGCCGACGGCGGCGGGATGCTGCTGCGCTGA
- the treS gene encoding maltose alpha-D-glucosyltransferase — translation MIVNEPVHDLFEDTPAKDRDPDWFKRAVFYEVLVRSFQDSNGDGVGDLKGLTAKLDYLQWLGVDCLWLPPFFKSPLRDGGYDVSDYTAVLPEFGDLADFVEFVDAAHQRGMRVIIDFVMNHTSDQHDWFQQSRTDPDGPYGDYYVWADDDKQFPDARIIFVDTETSNWTFDPVRKQYYWHRFFSHQPDLNYENPAVQEEIVSALRFWLDLGIDGFRVDAVPYLYQREGTNCENLPETHDFLKRVRKEIDANYPDTVLLAEANQWPEDVVDYFGDYTAGGDECHMAFHFPVMPRIFMAVRRESRYPVSEILAKTPAIPSGCQWGIFLRNHDELTLEMVTDEERDYMYAEYAKDPRMRANIGIRRRLAPLLDNDRNQIELFTALLLSLPGSPILYYGDEIGMGDNIWLGDRDAVRTPMQWTPDRNAGFSSSDPGRLYLPTIMDPVYGYQVTNVEASMASPSSLLHWTRRMIEIRKQNPAFGLGSYSELPSSNPAVIAFTREYKDDLVLCVHNFSRFAQPTELDLRDFDGRHPVELIGGVRFPAVGQWPYLLTLAGHGFYWFRLRKDAPVS, via the coding sequence ATGATCGTCAATGAGCCTGTCCACGACCTGTTCGAGGACACTCCCGCCAAGGACCGCGATCCCGACTGGTTCAAGCGCGCCGTCTTCTACGAGGTACTCGTCCGGTCCTTCCAGGACTCCAACGGGGACGGCGTGGGCGACCTCAAGGGCCTCACCGCCAAGCTCGACTACCTGCAGTGGCTGGGCGTCGACTGCCTCTGGCTGCCGCCGTTCTTCAAGTCACCGCTGCGCGACGGTGGTTACGACGTCTCCGACTACACCGCCGTGCTGCCCGAGTTCGGCGACCTCGCCGACTTCGTGGAGTTCGTCGACGCCGCGCACCAGCGCGGCATGCGCGTGATCATCGACTTCGTCATGAACCACACGAGCGACCAGCACGACTGGTTCCAGCAGTCCCGCACCGACCCCGACGGGCCGTACGGCGACTACTACGTCTGGGCCGACGACGACAAGCAGTTCCCGGACGCGCGGATCATCTTCGTCGACACGGAGACGTCCAACTGGACCTTCGACCCGGTCCGCAAGCAGTACTACTGGCACCGGTTCTTCTCGCACCAGCCGGATCTCAACTACGAGAACCCGGCGGTGCAGGAGGAGATCGTCTCGGCCCTGCGCTTCTGGCTGGACCTCGGCATCGACGGCTTCCGGGTCGACGCGGTGCCCTACCTCTACCAGCGCGAGGGCACCAACTGCGAGAACCTCCCCGAGACCCACGACTTCCTCAAGCGCGTCCGCAAGGAGATCGACGCCAACTACCCGGACACGGTCCTGCTGGCCGAGGCCAACCAGTGGCCGGAGGACGTCGTCGACTACTTCGGCGACTACACCGCCGGCGGCGACGAGTGCCACATGGCGTTCCACTTCCCCGTGATGCCCCGGATCTTCATGGCCGTACGGCGCGAGAGCCGCTACCCGGTCTCGGAGATCCTGGCGAAGACCCCGGCGATCCCGTCCGGCTGCCAGTGGGGCATCTTCCTCCGCAACCACGACGAGCTCACGCTCGAGATGGTGACGGACGAGGAGCGGGACTACATGTACGCGGAGTACGCCAAGGATCCGCGGATGCGGGCCAACATCGGCATCCGCCGGCGCCTGGCGCCGCTCCTGGACAACGACCGCAACCAGATCGAGCTGTTCACGGCGCTGCTGCTGTCCCTGCCCGGCTCCCCGATCCTCTACTACGGGGACGAGATCGGGATGGGCGACAACATCTGGCTGGGCGACCGCGACGCCGTGCGCACCCCGATGCAGTGGACACCCGACCGCAACGCCGGTTTCTCGTCCAGTGACCCGGGACGGCTCTACCTGCCCACGATCATGGACCCGGTCTACGGCTACCAGGTCACCAACGTCGAGGCGTCCATGGCCTCGCCGTCGTCGCTGCTCCACTGGACGCGGCGGATGATCGAGATCCGCAAGCAGAACCCCGCGTTCGGCCTCGGCTCGTACAGCGAACTGCCGTCCTCGAACCCGGCGGTGATCGCGTTCACCCGTGAGTACAAGGACGACCTCGTGCTCTGCGTCCACAACTTCTCGCGGTTCGCGCAGCCCACGGAGCTCGATCTGCGGGACTTCGACGGGCGTCATCCGGTGGAGCTGATCGGCGGGGTCCGCTTCCCCGCCGTGGGTCAGTGGCCCTACCTGCTGACTCTCGCGGGCCACGGTTTCTACTGGTTCAGGCTGCGGAAGGACGCTCCGGTCAGCTGA
- a CDS encoding SpoIIE family protein phosphatase yields the protein MNGGGGRARRLTRRLAVRSGSSRRLRSRRTEPAPPRGDRFTTASRMRWLNEASTRIGTTLDLERTAEELAAFSVPRLADAAAVDLLESVLHGEEGERVTGAAVPVTRAMAVRAIDALGELEPAPVGEVVNRSERRETLLTTECLRNARPVLVGRMTPGDYRRVAPTDSAEAAMRRQGVHSYMAVPLIARGVLLGSADFVRAGDSPPFNRADLELAGQLASMAAVFMDNARLYGREREHVVSLQRSLLPRATPHTPGLRVHAHYAPAVDAHGVGGDWYDVVALPSGRTALVVGDVTGHGLPAAATMGRLRTVARTLMMLDIAPDRLLARLDLATRDLEDDQVATCLCAVYDPADSSYTIASAGHPPPLLVDEGGTARYLDVPVGAPLGAGVIPYDPLRVRGPVGGRLVLYTDGLIKTRTDDVDVQLEVLRASVAAMAPEQLDSGGPLTSPRRDDGRFDEAVLLVAGGHELTPGVLLREWDLPTEGNPASTARKLVTEQLARWELAELADVTELVVSELVGNALRYGGGPGRLRLLLDERLQVELADTGPDLPQIQHADVSDEGGRGLQLINLLCRRWGSCRTENGKIVWAEQNVPGRAGGLSS from the coding sequence GTGAACGGCGGCGGAGGCCGAGCGAGACGCCTGACCCGTCGGCTGGCCGTGCGGAGCGGCAGCTCCCGCCGACTGCGCAGCCGCCGGACGGAACCCGCACCGCCCCGGGGTGACCGCTTCACCACAGCGTCCCGGATGCGCTGGCTCAACGAGGCGAGCACCCGTATCGGCACGACGCTGGACCTGGAGCGCACGGCCGAGGAACTGGCGGCGTTCAGCGTCCCGAGGCTGGCCGACGCCGCCGCCGTCGACCTGCTGGAGTCCGTACTCCACGGCGAGGAGGGCGAGCGCGTCACCGGCGCCGCCGTGCCCGTCACCCGTGCCATGGCGGTCCGGGCCATCGACGCCCTCGGAGAGCTCGAACCCGCCCCGGTGGGCGAGGTGGTGAACCGGTCGGAGCGCCGCGAGACGCTGCTGACCACCGAGTGCCTCCGCAACGCCAGGCCCGTACTGGTCGGCCGGATGACACCCGGGGACTACAGACGCGTCGCGCCGACGGACAGCGCGGAAGCGGCGATGCGGCGCCAGGGCGTGCACAGCTACATGGCGGTGCCGCTGATCGCCCGCGGTGTCCTGCTGGGCTCCGCGGACTTCGTACGCGCCGGTGACAGCCCGCCCTTCAACCGTGCCGACCTGGAGCTGGCGGGGCAGCTCGCCTCCATGGCCGCCGTGTTCATGGACAACGCCCGGCTCTACGGACGCGAACGCGAGCATGTCGTCTCGCTCCAGCGCTCGCTGCTCCCGCGCGCCACACCGCACACGCCCGGCCTGCGGGTGCACGCCCACTACGCGCCGGCCGTCGACGCGCACGGGGTGGGCGGTGACTGGTACGACGTCGTGGCGCTCCCCAGCGGGCGTACGGCGCTGGTCGTCGGCGACGTCACCGGTCACGGTCTGCCCGCCGCCGCCACGATGGGCCGGCTGCGGACCGTCGCCCGGACGCTCATGATGCTGGACATCGCCCCCGACCGGCTGCTCGCCCGGCTCGACCTGGCCACCCGCGACCTGGAGGACGACCAGGTCGCCACCTGCCTGTGCGCCGTGTACGACCCGGCGGACTCCAGCTACACGATCGCCAGCGCGGGGCACCCGCCGCCGCTGCTGGTGGACGAGGGCGGGACCGCCCGCTATCTCGACGTGCCGGTCGGGGCGCCGCTGGGCGCCGGGGTGATCCCGTACGACCCGCTGCGGGTGCGCGGCCCGGTGGGCGGGCGGCTCGTGCTCTACACCGACGGCCTGATCAAGACGCGCACCGACGACGTGGACGTGCAGCTGGAAGTCCTGCGCGCGTCCGTGGCCGCGATGGCACCCGAGCAGCTGGACAGCGGCGGCCCGCTCACCTCGCCCAGGCGTGACGACGGCCGGTTCGACGAGGCGGTGCTGCTGGTCGCGGGGGGCCACGAGCTGACCCCCGGCGTGCTGTTGCGGGAGTGGGACCTGCCCACGGAGGGCAACCCCGCCTCCACCGCACGCAAACTGGTCACCGAGCAGCTCGCCCGCTGGGAGCTGGCCGAACTGGCCGACGTGACGGAACTGGTGGTCAGCGAGCTGGTCGGCAACGCCCTGCGCTACGGCGGCGGTCCCGGCCGGCTCCGGCTGCTGCTGGACGAGCGCCTCCAGGTCGAACTGGCCGACACCGGGCCGGACCTGCCCCAGATCCAGCACGCCGACGTCAGTGACGAGGGTGGCCGGGGGCTCCAGCTCATCAACCTGCTGTGCCGCAGGTGGGGTTCGTGCCGTACGGAGAACGGGAAGATCGTCTGGGCCGAGCAGAACGTACCCGGCCGGGCCGGGGGCCTGTCCTCCTGA
- a CDS encoding maltokinase — MSEAASTRVALAKSTTSRKTTRRHSTSTTGTTALLPSLAPLLHEWVPRQRWFAGKGRPVTGFSLVAATEILPLDATATGPGLLHLLVRVHQPDSRQAHPQGDCYQLLLGVRTALPQRLAGARIGQVADGPLAGRTLYEGLHDPRVADLLLERFRNPGSLGPLRFDRAEPIPPGLTPRVLDTEQSNSSLVYGDAFILKIFRRVFPGTNPDLELPLALSREGCGRVPAPVAWFEAASGPEPLTLGVLQPFLSGARDGWQLALAALAAGRDFLPEAHALGRATAEVHTALAAALPTPPLPHDRTKHLVAGMVERLEAAAQAVPALVPYVPALRTAFDAVAALGETGRGWDAQRVHGDLHLGQTLCGDDGFWSLIDFEGEPARPLPERRSPQPTVRDVAGMLRSFDYAARSHHPWNPEWAARCRTAYCEGYAEAAGSDPRGEPELLRAHETDKAVYEVLYEARHRPDWLPVPMAAIQRLAAAPA; from the coding sequence ATGTCGGAGGCTGCATCCACTCGAGTCGCCCTGGCGAAGAGCACAACATCCAGAAAGACGACAAGAAGACACTCGACGAGCACCACGGGCACCACGGCGCTGCTGCCGTCACTCGCCCCACTGCTCCACGAGTGGGTACCCCGCCAGCGGTGGTTCGCGGGCAAGGGCCGGCCCGTCACCGGTTTCTCGTTGGTGGCGGCGACGGAGATACTGCCCCTGGACGCCACGGCCACGGGACCCGGGCTGCTCCACCTGCTCGTCCGCGTCCACCAGCCGGACAGCAGGCAGGCACATCCCCAGGGTGACTGCTACCAGCTCCTCCTCGGCGTACGCACCGCGCTGCCCCAGCGGCTCGCCGGGGCACGCATCGGCCAGGTCGCCGATGGGCCGCTGGCCGGGCGCACGCTGTACGAGGGACTGCACGACCCGCGCGTCGCCGACCTTCTGCTGGAACGATTCCGTAACCCCGGGTCACTCGGACCCCTCCGCTTCGACCGTGCCGAGCCCATCCCCCCGGGCCTCACCCCGCGCGTCCTGGACACCGAGCAGTCCAACTCCTCGCTCGTCTACGGGGACGCCTTCATCCTGAAGATCTTCCGCAGGGTCTTCCCTGGCACCAACCCCGACCTCGAACTGCCGTTGGCGCTCAGCCGTGAGGGCTGCGGACGGGTACCCGCCCCGGTGGCCTGGTTCGAGGCGGCCTCCGGCCCGGAGCCGCTCACGCTCGGCGTACTGCAGCCGTTCCTGAGCGGCGCGCGGGACGGCTGGCAGCTCGCGCTGGCCGCCCTGGCCGCCGGGCGGGACTTCCTGCCCGAGGCGCACGCGCTCGGGCGGGCCACCGCCGAGGTGCACACGGCGCTCGCCGCCGCGCTCCCGACACCGCCCCTGCCCCACGACCGGACGAAGCACCTGGTGGCCGGGATGGTGGAACGGCTGGAGGCCGCCGCCCAGGCGGTCCCGGCGCTCGTCCCGTACGTACCGGCCCTGCGGACCGCCTTCGACGCCGTCGCCGCGCTCGGGGAGACCGGACGCGGCTGGGACGCGCAGCGGGTCCACGGGGATCTGCACCTCGGCCAGACCCTGTGCGGGGACGACGGTTTCTGGTCTCTGATCGACTTCGAGGGCGAGCCGGCCAGGCCGCTGCCGGAGCGCCGGAGCCCTCAGCCGACGGTGCGTGACGTGGCGGGGATGCTCCGGTCCTTCGACTACGCGGCCCGCTCGCACCATCCGTGGAACCCGGAGTGGGCGGCTCGCTGCCGCACCGCGTACTGCGAGGGCTACGCCGAAGCGGCGGGCTCCGATCCACGTGGCGAACCGGAGCTTCTCCGCGCCCACGAGACCGACAAGGCGGTGTACGAGGTGCTCTACGAGGCCCGCCACCGCCCCGACTGGCTGCCGGTCCCCATGGCCGCGATCCAGCGTCTCGCCGCCGCACCGGCGTGA